In one window of Frigoriglobus tundricola DNA:
- a CDS encoding sigma-70 family RNA polymerase sigma factor gives MTGTRPAEILRHLEQTETDAALLARFVATKDGAAFAELVRRHGPLVLGVCRRVTCQTHDAEDAFQATFLVLAQKAGSLRTVALLGNWLYGVAFRVASRAKRSARRRRARELTMAVLPEPAAPTVSATASDIQPILDEELAALAACYRDAIVLCDLRGTPRAEAALALGIPEGTLSSRLANGRRKLAARLSRRGVALSATTIPMAVAEVQAATSVPNELVTKTCGLVAEWATGGAVPNSVAQLTQGGAAVRKSLMFGAVMAVGLAGAVFATSSQEEPPADPQKPPLVAEKAAEQPTPKLEPKKGDKSVAFTISPKLQRSFDIHGCILTAMWNANGSHLALFGWQPVGLPGGKPRAAVVICALASKSPSIAFPDEGTELVGFAPDGLTYVTELREYQLISGHHQLKFSTLQEMQDRSGFVSINLKSTETVELELPETKSYAFAADMKTFRTVALKTGLDGEVTQREVLEVDAHRSKSVKSLLKFDSETFALSPNGKRFAVLDKDASQVTVFDLDRGVKSFDCTFPKNQDEEETPSAFRHVVFSSDGCRLGVACGQGRVYLINVDTGEMMPRLEGAASSFIYLHDGAFSADGRLLAASGMACKQIKGEPKGDFPAQQFLGRDGQFLAVWDTRTGKVLKTWSGSPLVSFCPTQPLLAILERNGESEIRVGFWDFAAEVEKK, from the coding sequence ATGACCGGAACCCGGCCGGCGGAAATCCTGCGGCATTTGGAGCAGACCGAGACCGACGCCGCGTTGCTCGCACGCTTCGTGGCCACAAAGGACGGTGCCGCGTTCGCGGAGCTGGTCCGCCGCCACGGTCCGCTGGTGCTCGGCGTGTGCCGCCGTGTCACCTGTCAAACCCACGACGCGGAAGACGCGTTCCAGGCTACGTTTCTGGTTCTGGCGCAGAAGGCGGGATCGCTCCGAACCGTGGCGCTGTTGGGCAACTGGCTGTACGGCGTGGCGTTCCGGGTCGCCTCGCGGGCGAAGCGGTCCGCGCGGCGCCGCCGGGCACGGGAGCTGACGATGGCTGTGCTGCCCGAACCGGCCGCGCCGACCGTATCGGCCACGGCATCCGACATTCAACCGATTCTGGACGAAGAACTGGCCGCGCTGGCGGCGTGCTATCGCGACGCGATCGTGTTGTGCGACCTCCGCGGCACGCCACGGGCGGAAGCGGCGCTCGCACTGGGCATCCCCGAAGGCACGCTGTCGAGCCGACTCGCGAACGGGCGGAGGAAGCTGGCGGCCCGGCTCTCGCGGCGCGGAGTCGCGCTCTCTGCGACCACGATTCCGATGGCGGTTGCGGAGGTGCAAGCCGCAACGAGTGTGCCGAACGAACTGGTCACGAAAACGTGTGGACTGGTGGCGGAATGGGCGACCGGTGGCGCCGTGCCTAACTCCGTCGCCCAACTCACTCAAGGAGGAGCGGCTGTGCGCAAGTCGCTGATGTTCGGTGCGGTGATGGCCGTCGGGCTGGCCGGGGCAGTCTTCGCGACGAGTTCTCAGGAAGAACCGCCCGCTGATCCGCAAAAGCCGCCACTCGTGGCCGAGAAAGCGGCCGAGCAACCAACACCGAAACTGGAACCGAAAAAAGGCGATAAGAGCGTCGCGTTCACGATCTCACCGAAACTTCAACGCTCGTTCGACATTCATGGATGCATTCTCACCGCGATGTGGAACGCGAACGGAAGTCATCTCGCCTTGTTCGGGTGGCAGCCGGTCGGACTGCCTGGCGGTAAGCCCCGCGCCGCGGTGGTGATTTGCGCGCTCGCCAGCAAGTCTCCTTCGATCGCCTTCCCCGACGAGGGCACCGAACTCGTGGGTTTCGCGCCGGACGGACTCACCTACGTGACTGAACTCCGCGAGTACCAGTTAATCAGCGGCCATCACCAACTCAAATTCTCCACTTTGCAGGAAATGCAAGACCGATCGGGATTCGTGAGCATCAATCTCAAGAGTACCGAGACTGTCGAACTTGAACTCCCGGAGACTAAGAGTTACGCATTTGCAGCCGACATGAAGACCTTCCGCACGGTCGCTTTGAAGACGGGTTTGGATGGAGAGGTCACTCAGCGAGAGGTCCTTGAAGTCGATGCCCATCGCAGCAAATCGGTGAAATCGCTTCTGAAATTCGATTCCGAAACATTCGCATTATCGCCCAACGGGAAGCGTTTCGCGGTCCTTGACAAGGACGCTTCTCAGGTGACTGTGTTCGATCTCGACCGCGGTGTGAAATCGTTCGACTGTACCTTCCCAAAGAACCAGGATGAAGAGGAGACCCCGAGTGCTTTCAGACACGTGGTATTTTCTTCAGACGGCTGCCGTCTCGGAGTGGCGTGCGGGCAAGGACGGGTTTACCTCATAAATGTGGACACTGGCGAGATGATGCCACGCTTGGAAGGAGCCGCGTCCAGTTTTATTTACCTTCATGACGGGGCCTTTTCGGCTGATGGTCGATTGTTAGCCGCGTCGGGAATGGCATGCAAGCAGATCAAGGGAGAACCAAAGGGGGACTTTCCGGCACAGCAGTTCTTGGGGCGAGACGGTCAGTTCCTGGCCGTATGGGATACGCGGACCGGCAAGGTATTGAAGACGTGGAGCGGCTCGCCACTTGTGTCGTTCTGCCCGACCCAACCGCTTCTCGCGATCCTCGAACGGAATGGCGAGAGCGAGATCCGCGTCGGCTTCTGGGACTTTGCCGCCGAAGTCGAGAAGAAATGA
- a CDS encoding transposase family protein: MQFDEKWDFVGRKEKNCGPDETRRGDCWDHVALDPESRLVVSLLVGKRTEDATHALVRDFHRRTGGRVMRLMTSDEYPVYASAIRDTYGHLVTPPRTGRPGRPRKAHRVIPPEVTYATVHKERENNRVVAVSTRVVFGAVVAVTAALLASAVSTAVNTCFVERHNGTDRNRCSRKVRKSYGFSKDWDTHRAATAFSYFSYNFCWPVRTLRHKGADGRWHQRTPAMAAGLTDRVWALSEWLTLPAVQCR, translated from the coding sequence GTGCAGTTCGATGAGAAGTGGGATTTCGTGGGCCGTAAGGAGAAGAACTGCGGCCCCGACGAGACCCGGCGCGGGGACTGCTGGGACCACGTGGCCCTCGATCCCGAGAGCCGATTGGTCGTGAGCCTGTTGGTCGGTAAGCGGACCGAGGACGCGACCCACGCCCTGGTCCGTGACTTCCACCGGCGCACCGGGGGCCGAGTGATGCGGCTCATGACGTCCGACGAGTACCCGGTGTACGCCTCGGCGATCCGGGACACCTACGGGCACTTGGTGACCCCGCCGCGAACCGGGCGACCCGGTCGGCCGCGCAAGGCCCACCGGGTCATCCCGCCCGAGGTCACCTATGCGACCGTCCACAAGGAGCGGGAGAACAACCGGGTGGTGGCGGTGAGCACGCGGGTGGTGTTCGGGGCGGTGGTGGCGGTCACGGCCGCGCTACTCGCCTCGGCGGTGAGCACGGCGGTCAACACGTGCTTCGTGGAGCGACACAACGGGACGGACCGGAATCGGTGCAGCCGCAAGGTGCGCAAGAGCTATGGGTTCTCGAAGGACTGGGACACGCACCGTGCGGCCACCGCCTTCAGCTACTTCAGCTACAACTTCTGCTGGCCGGTCCGCACGCTCCGCCACAAGGGTGCCGACGGGCGCTGGCACCAGAGAACACCGGCAATGGCCGCGGGACTGACCGATCGGGTGTGGGCGCTATCCGAATGGTTGACCCTGCCAGCGGTGCAATGCAGGTAG
- a CDS encoding IS1 family transposase, translating into MDDLSRFCCLNAHCPDHGKRNHGNLTVPARYGPNKTRVLRCRTCKARFSERKGTPLFDARLPAARVTAVLAHVAEGIGTRKTARLTGVHTNTVTRYIRRAGQHARALHDELVAFSPDDPRSAVR; encoded by the coding sequence ATGGACGACCTGAGCCGCTTCTGTTGCCTCAATGCCCATTGTCCCGACCATGGGAAACGGAACCACGGGAACCTGACCGTGCCGGCCCGTTATGGGCCGAACAAGACGCGGGTGCTCCGGTGCCGGACCTGCAAGGCCCGGTTCTCCGAGCGCAAGGGCACCCCACTGTTCGACGCCCGACTGCCGGCCGCGCGGGTGACCGCGGTTCTGGCTCACGTGGCCGAAGGGATCGGGACCCGCAAGACCGCACGGCTCACCGGGGTTCATACCAATACGGTGACCCGGTACATCCGACGGGCCGGCCAACATGCCCGCGCGTTGCACGACGAGCTCGTGGCTTTTTCCCCCGACGACCCGCGAAGTGCAGTTCGATGA
- a CDS encoding beta strand repeat-containing protein, whose protein sequence is MGQPLGATPQTVRFTFAPSVIGSESATFTILTSDGSATVTLSGAGVSPLTLVSPSLDFGPVPVGTTSPSSRSSSVIDQDPTDVYQSTVLGGANPADFSVSSVLVPGQPLPSLRFNFTPSVVGPESATFTFVTRDGSVTETVTGQGTSPLNLVSPSLDFGPVPVGTTSPSSRTSSVIDQDPTDVYQSTVLGGANPADFSVSSVLVPGQPLPSLRFNFTPSVVGPESATFTFVTRDGSVTETVTGQGTSPLNLVSPNLDFGSGTPGTTNPATRTAHLGNVDPNNVLESITEGGPNQGDFILLTSSSLGQVLPADQSLRFQFTPSTTGTESARFTFSTSDGSVTVYLTGNGTGVAQPISLSHSAISFGNVVEGVTSLAQATSLWDFKPNLQILNLTVTGPNTSDFTLVSPNPVPLNQTLPISVPGGASSLSVSFTFTPSTTGAESATCVIDTTAGELDLTLNGTGLSPLSLSKPSVNFGSVGVGAAANPLSVGVWNFGANVQLLGVVSTSPNAADFPLVSPNPLPATLPVAQAVGSATAPNGSSSLTLLFGFDPSTVGTETAVYTVETSEGNVQVTLTGTGVSTLSLAKPSLDFGSQTVGNPSVLLTSGLWNFGQNVQLLSVSSASPEAGDFVLVSPNPLPLNQTIPVATPVGTSGAPNGQTSMSLGFVFTPSGVGTETATYVIHTTAGDLTLALSGTGTAQVVAPTLSVSDASGIFNGSPYSASYILNGLTNGSLEGVTPSLAYYSGSSAVGSPLPGAPTAPGTYTVVASFAGSTDYAPTSASAVFTIGLATPSVSVSDLSDAFDGAPFVASASIAGVVPGVDDTPAASLEGVGLSLAYYSGASTTPLAGPPTSAGTYTVVASFAGSTDYAPTSASAVFTIGLATPSVSVSDLSDAFDGAPFVASASIAGVDDTPAASLEGVGLSLAYYSGASTTPLAGPPTSAGTYTVVASFVGSTDYAPTSASAVFTIGLATPSVSVSDLSDAFDGAPFVASASIAGVVPGVDDTPAASLEGVGLSLAYYSGASTTPLAGPPTSAGTYTVVASFAGSPDYAPDNTSATFTIRQATPVLSLTALGGTYTGSPIAATASIAGIVSGVDNTPGPSLEGVGLTLAYFSGSSASGSPLAGPPTGTGTYTVVASFAGSLDYLSDQTQTTFVISGQTPTLTVADAGGTYNGSSFPATYTLNGVASGSLEGVAPTLTYYAGSSATGTPLSAPATAGTYTVLATFPGSVDYLAAQAQTTFTISAAATTLTVTRASGTFTGSAFTATYTLNGTIGGLLEGVAPSLTYYLGSSATGTPLSAPTTVGTYTVLASFPGSTDYKSASAQATFSITQAAPTLTVTRAGGAYTGSAFVASYTLNGVANGTLEGTAASLTYYAGTTATGTPLAGAPTALGTYTVVALFPGTTDYKSASAKTRFTISQATPTLTVTRAGGAYTGSAFAASYTLNGVANGTLEGTAASLTYYAGTTATGTPLAGAPTTAGTYTVVAAFAGSTDYKATTAKTTFTIAQVTPTLTVTRAGGTYTGSAFAASYTLNGVANGTLEGTAASLTYYAGTTATGTPLAGAPTTAGTYTVVAAFAGSTDYKATTAKTTFTISKATPNLIASDAGGTYNSTAFSATYSLNGVIGGSLEGVTATLTYYAGTTGTGTPLAGAPTTAGTYTVVAAFAGSTDYSAVTAKATFTIGKATPAFQISSSQSISKGTVTTTFAGKIALGALLPTGTVTLVLNGVKQTVVIQADGTFSVNFTTKSLASGRYTLQYTYSGDTNFATASASETLTVV, encoded by the coding sequence GTGGGTCAACCACTCGGGGCGACTCCTCAAACCGTCCGCTTCACGTTCGCGCCGAGCGTCATCGGGAGCGAATCTGCGACCTTCACCATCCTCACCAGTGACGGGTCTGCGACCGTCACCCTCTCAGGGGCGGGGGTATCGCCTCTGACCCTCGTCTCCCCGAGTCTCGACTTCGGTCCGGTCCCCGTGGGCACGACCTCGCCATCGAGCCGGTCGTCCTCGGTCATCGATCAAGACCCGACCGACGTGTACCAGAGCACGGTCCTCGGCGGGGCCAACCCCGCCGACTTCTCCGTCAGTTCGGTCCTCGTCCCGGGCCAACCCCTGCCGTCCCTCCGGTTCAACTTCACGCCGAGTGTCGTCGGGCCCGAGTCGGCCACCTTCACCTTCGTCACCCGCGACGGCTCGGTCACCGAGACCGTCACCGGTCAGGGCACGAGCCCGTTGAACCTCGTCTCCCCGAGCCTCGACTTCGGTCCGGTCCCCGTGGGCACGACCTCGCCATCGAGCCGGACGTCCTCGGTCATCGATCAAGACCCGACCGACGTGTACCAGAGCACGGTCCTCGGCGGGGCCAACCCCGCCGACTTCTCCGTCAGTTCGGTCCTCGTCCCGGGCCAACCCCTGCCGTCCCTCCGGTTCAACTTCACGCCGAGTGTCGTCGGGCCCGAGTCGGCCACCTTCACCTTCGTCACCCGCGACGGCTCGGTCACCGAGACCGTCACCGGTCAGGGCACGAGCCCGTTGAACCTCGTCTCCCCGAATCTCGATTTCGGTTCGGGCACGCCGGGCACAACCAATCCTGCAACCCGAACAGCCCACCTCGGAAATGTCGATCCCAACAACGTCCTGGAGAGCATTACGGAAGGCGGTCCCAATCAGGGCGATTTTATACTTCTGACATCTTCCTCGCTCGGACAGGTTCTCCCCGCCGACCAGAGCCTCCGCTTCCAATTCACGCCGTCCACCACGGGCACCGAGTCCGCCCGGTTCACGTTCAGCACTTCGGACGGGTCTGTGACGGTTTACTTGACCGGAAACGGAACGGGAGTCGCACAACCGATCTCGCTCTCGCACTCGGCGATCTCGTTCGGCAACGTCGTCGAGGGCGTTACATCACTGGCGCAGGCGACCTCTCTTTGGGATTTCAAACCGAACCTGCAGATTCTCAATCTGACCGTAACGGGACCGAACACGTCCGACTTTACTTTGGTTTCGCCCAATCCGGTACCCTTGAATCAGACGCTCCCGATCTCGGTCCCCGGCGGCGCCTCATCGCTCTCGGTGTCGTTCACCTTCACGCCGAGCACGACGGGAGCCGAGTCGGCCACTTGCGTAATCGATACCACCGCGGGCGAACTCGATCTCACCCTCAACGGTACAGGCCTCTCCCCGTTGAGTTTGTCGAAACCGTCGGTCAACTTCGGCAGCGTCGGCGTCGGCGCGGCCGCGAACCCCTTATCGGTCGGCGTCTGGAACTTCGGAGCGAACGTTCAACTGCTCGGGGTCGTCAGCACCAGCCCCAACGCCGCCGACTTCCCGCTCGTGAGCCCCAACCCGCTGCCCGCGACGCTGCCCGTCGCCCAGGCGGTCGGGAGCGCGACCGCCCCCAACGGGTCGTCGTCGCTCACACTCCTGTTCGGGTTCGACCCCAGTACCGTCGGGACCGAGACCGCCGTCTACACCGTCGAGACGTCGGAGGGTAACGTCCAGGTGACACTGACCGGGACGGGCGTTTCGACCCTCAGTTTGGCCAAACCGTCACTCGACTTCGGCAGTCAGACCGTCGGAAATCCATCGGTTCTGCTGACGTCCGGTTTGTGGAATTTCGGTCAAAATGTTCAACTGCTGAGCGTTTCGAGTGCGAGCCCGGAAGCCGGCGATTTCGTCCTGGTTTCACCCAATCCGCTACCGCTCAATCAGACCATCCCTGTCGCCACGCCGGTCGGAACTTCGGGCGCCCCGAACGGTCAGACGTCGATGTCTCTGGGCTTCGTTTTCACGCCGAGTGGCGTCGGCACCGAAACCGCGACGTACGTCATTCACACGACCGCGGGGGACCTCACTCTCGCCCTTTCCGGAACGGGCACTGCACAAGTCGTCGCTCCGACCTTGAGCGTTTCCGACGCTAGTGGAATCTTCAACGGTTCGCCGTATTCGGCGAGCTACATCCTGAACGGCCTTACTAACGGCAGCCTCGAAGGGGTGACGCCGAGTTTGGCTTATTACTCGGGTTCCTCGGCCGTCGGTAGCCCGCTCCCCGGCGCTCCCACCGCGCCCGGAACGTACACCGTCGTCGCGTCCTTCGCGGGCAGCACCGACTACGCCCCGACTAGCGCGAGCGCCGTCTTCACCATCGGACTGGCGACCCCGAGCGTCTCCGTCTCCGACCTGAGCGACGCCTTCGACGGCGCGCCGTTCGTTGCGTCCGCCTCCATCGCCGGGGTCGTGCCGGGCGTCGACGACACGCCCGCGGCCAGTCTCGAAGGCGTCGGGTTGAGCCTGGCGTATTACTCAGGGGCCTCGACGACGCCGCTCGCCGGTCCGCCCACGTCGGCGGGAACGTACACCGTCGTCGCGTCCTTCGCGGGTAGCACCGACTACGCCCCGACCAGCGCGAGCGCCGTCTTCACCATCGGACTGGCGACCCCGAGCGTCTCCGTCTCCGACCTGAGCGACGCCTTCGACGGCGCGCCGTTCGTTGCGTCCGCCTCCATCGCCGGGGTCGACGACACGCCCGCGGCCAGTCTCGAAGGTGTCGGGTTGAGCCTGGCGTATTACTCAGGGGCCTCGACGACGCCGCTCGCCGGTCCGCCCACGTCGGCGGGAACGTACACCGTCGTCGCGTCCTTCGTGGGCAGCACCGACTACGCCCCGACCAGCGCGAGCGCCGTCTTCACCATCGGACTGGCGACCCCGAGCGTCTCCGTCTCCGACCTGAGCGACGCCTTCGACGGCGCGCCGTTCGTTGCGTCCGCCTCCATCGCCGGGGTCGTGCCGGGCGTCGACGACACGCCCGCGGCCAGTCTCGAAGGCGTCGGGTTGAGCCTGGCGTATTACTCAGGGGCCTCGACGACGCCGCTCGCCGGTCCGCCCACGTCGGCGGGAACGTACACCGTCGTCGCGTCCTTCGCGGGCAGCCCCGACTACGCTCCGGACAACACTTCGGCGACTTTTACGATTCGGCAAGCGACGCCGGTCCTTTCACTCACCGCCCTCGGCGGTACATACACGGGCTCGCCGATCGCCGCGACCGCCTCGATCGCCGGCATCGTTTCCGGCGTCGACAACACCCCCGGACCGAGCCTCGAGGGAGTGGGTTTGACCTTGGCCTACTTCTCGGGCTCGAGCGCGTCGGGTTCGCCGCTCGCCGGTCCGCCCACCGGGACCGGAACCTATACAGTTGTCGCCTCCTTTGCCGGAAGCCTCGATTATCTTTCGGACCAAACCCAGACGACCTTTGTCATCTCGGGGCAAACGCCGACGCTCACGGTTGCCGATGCCGGCGGGACGTACAACGGCTCGTCGTTCCCCGCGACGTACACGCTCAACGGGGTCGCATCCGGTAGCTTGGAAGGGGTCGCACCGACCCTGACCTACTACGCCGGGTCGTCCGCGACGGGGACCCCTCTCTCGGCGCCCGCGACAGCCGGGACCTACACGGTCCTCGCCACCTTCCCCGGAAGCGTCGACTATCTTGCCGCACAAGCTCAAACCACATTCACGATTTCCGCAGCCGCCACGACCCTCACCGTCACCCGGGCCAGCGGCACTTTTACGGGTTCCGCATTCACCGCCACGTACACCCTGAACGGAACGATCGGGGGTCTGCTAGAAGGTGTCGCTCCGAGCCTGACGTACTATCTTGGATCTTCGGCGACCGGCACTCCGCTGTCCGCCCCAACCACCGTCGGAACTTACACCGTTCTCGCGTCCTTCCCGGGCTCAACGGATTACAAGTCGGCTTCCGCTCAGGCTACATTCAGCATTACCCAGGCGGCGCCGACCTTGACGGTGACGCGAGCCGGCGGGGCGTACACGGGCTCGGCGTTCGTCGCGTCCTACACCCTGAACGGTGTCGCGAACGGCACCCTCGAGGGGACGGCGGCGAGCCTCACGTACTACGCCGGTACGACCGCAACGGGGACCCCACTCGCCGGAGCCCCGACTGCTCTCGGAACATATACCGTCGTCGCTTTGTTCCCTGGAACGACGGACTATAAGTCTGCTTCGGCCAAAACCAGGTTCACGATCAGCCAGGCGACGCCGACCTTGACGGTGACGCGAGCCGGCGGGGCGTACACGGGCTCGGCGTTCGCCGCGTCCTACACCCTGAACGGTGTCGCGAACGGCACCCTCGAGGGGACGGCGGCGAGCCTCACGTACTACGCCGGCACGACCGCAACGGGGACCCCGCTCGCCGGAGCCCCGACCACCGCCGGGACCTACACGGTCGTCGCCGCCTTCGCGGGATCGACGGACTACAAGGCGACCACCGCCAAAACCACGTTCACGATCGCGCAAGTAACCCCGACCTTGACGGTGACGCGAGCCGGCGGGACGTACACGGGCTCGGCGTTCGCCGCGTCCTACACCCTGAACGGTGTCGCGAACGGCACCCTCGAGGGGACGGCGGCGAGCCTCACGTACTACGCCGGCACGACCGCAACGGGGACCCCGCTCGCCGGAGCCCCGACCACTGCCGGGACCTACACGGTCGTCGCCGCCTTCGCGGGATCGACGGACTACAAGGCGACCACCGCCAAAACTACGTTCACGATCAGCAAGGCCACTCCGAACCTGATCGCGTCCGATGCTGGTGGGACGTACAACAGTACCGCCTTTTCCGCCACCTACTCACTCAACGGGGTTATCGGCGGCAGTCTCGAAGGAGTAACCGCCACCTTGACGTACTACGCCGGCACGACCGGAACGGGGACCCCGCTCGCCGGAGCCCCGACCACCGCCGGGACCTACACGGTCGTCGCCGCCTTCGCGGGATCGACGGATTACTCTGCCGTCACCGCCAAGGCCACGTTCACGATCGGCAAAGCGACTCCTGCCTTCCAGATTTCGAGTTCCCAGTCGATCTCGAAGGGAACTGTCACGACAACGTTCGCCGGAAAGATTGCCTTAGGCGCCTTGCTTCCTACGGGAACGGTTACCCTGGTATTGAATGGTGTAAAACAGACCGTCGTAATTCAAGCGGATGGAACCTTCTCTGTGAACTTCACGACGAAATCATTGGCCTCCGGCAGATACACCCTGCAATACACATACTCAGGCGACACCAATTTCGCGACGGCCTCCGCGTCCGAAACTTTAACCGTGGTATGA
- a CDS encoding CBS domain-containing protein has product MPLTLHATTAADIMTAGPVSLAHTDTVPEAAAFLTERGFGAAVVIDAAGHPLGVVTKTDVLLHTRRRKPGLEPDDTPVTEFMTPAVYSVRPETPVRSVVEQLLELGVHHLFVTDVAGVVVGVISPTDVLKKLK; this is encoded by the coding sequence ATGCCGCTCACGCTCCACGCCACCACTGCAGCCGACATTATGACCGCCGGCCCGGTGTCGCTCGCGCACACCGATACCGTCCCGGAAGCCGCCGCGTTCCTCACCGAGCGCGGGTTCGGCGCCGCGGTCGTGATCGACGCCGCCGGGCACCCCCTCGGTGTCGTCACGAAGACGGACGTCCTCCTTCACACGCGGCGCCGCAAACCGGGACTGGAGCCCGATGACACGCCCGTAACCGAGTTCATGACGCCCGCCGTGTACTCGGTGCGGCCCGAGACGCCGGTCCGGTCGGTTGTGGAGCAGCTCCTCGAGCTGGGTGTTCACCACCTGTTCGTGACCGATGTGGCCGGCGTGGTTGTCGGTGTGATTAGCCCGACGGATGTACTGAAGAAGCTGAAGTAG
- a CDS encoding uroporphyrinogen decarboxylase family protein, with the protein MPDSFHDKHLLVRAARGESVDRPPVWAMRQAGRWDPEFRAVRAGMSFYEFSENVEASARASLCPRRFGVDAIILFYDITTLPVSMGLPFELKTGAGPVPDRPVRTLADLYRLKADPHPDTYAHIRALLKRVKDELRGELPVLVFAGAPFTVATYCIGTGKDVAATRAFAAEQPAVWNGLLEKLSGATVGFLNTLVADGADAYQLFDSWAGMLTHDEYDRWAHPHHAAILGRSTGVPRILFVKEGPYLDRMCTSGADVISLGSIHDLAAARREYPNLVFQGNVDEEILRGGTPDQVREAVQKCLQAGGGERHIVNLNHGVDKGTPVLNFETYVKAAKGL; encoded by the coding sequence ATGCCCGATTCATTCCACGACAAGCACCTGCTCGTCCGCGCCGCGCGTGGCGAGAGCGTCGACCGGCCGCCCGTGTGGGCGATGCGCCAGGCCGGGCGCTGGGACCCCGAGTTCCGCGCCGTCCGCGCCGGCATGTCCTTCTACGAGTTCTCCGAGAACGTGGAGGCGTCCGCGCGGGCCTCGCTGTGCCCGCGGCGGTTCGGTGTCGATGCGATCATCCTCTTCTACGACATCACGACGCTTCCGGTCTCGATGGGGCTACCGTTCGAGCTGAAGACCGGCGCCGGGCCGGTGCCGGACCGCCCCGTTCGGACGCTCGCGGACCTCTACCGGCTCAAAGCCGATCCGCACCCCGACACCTACGCACACATTCGCGCGCTCCTGAAGCGGGTGAAGGACGAACTGCGGGGCGAGTTGCCGGTTCTCGTCTTCGCCGGGGCGCCGTTCACGGTCGCGACCTACTGCATCGGGACCGGCAAGGACGTGGCGGCGACGCGCGCGTTCGCGGCCGAGCAACCGGCCGTATGGAACGGCTTGCTGGAGAAGCTCTCGGGCGCGACGGTCGGGTTTTTGAACACGCTCGTGGCCGACGGGGCGGACGCGTACCAGCTTTTCGACTCGTGGGCCGGGATGCTCACCCATGACGAATACGATCGCTGGGCGCACCCGCACCACGCCGCCATCCTCGGCCGCTCGACAGGAGTGCCCCGCATCCTCTTTGTGAAGGAAGGCCCGTACCTCGACCGGATGTGTACGAGCGGGGCGGATGTGATCAGCCTCGGCAGCATTCACGACCTCGCAGCGGCCCGTCGTGAGTACCCAAATCTCGTTTTTCAGGGGAATGTGGACGAGGAGATTCTTCGCGGTGGAACCCCCGACCAGGTGCGGGAGGCGGTGCAGAAATGTCTTCAAGCCGGCGGGGGCGAACGGCACATCGTCAACTTGAATCACGGGGTCGATAAGGGGACGCCGGTCCTGAACTTCGAGACCTACGTGAAGGCGGCGAAAGGCTTGTAG
- the ubiE gene encoding bifunctional demethylmenaquinone methyltransferase/2-methoxy-6-polyprenyl-1,4-benzoquinol methylase UbiE, whose amino-acid sequence MSAQLLDKREVRIRRMFGQIAPWYDFLNHLLSLNIDKRWRNRTARLVPPGPAAAGPVLDLCTGTGDLALTYDRDARGAVPIVGADFSHEMLLLAVKKAAAAGAAERVRFVEADAQALPFPGDTFQLVTIAFGLRNVTDPDKGLAEMVRVTRPGGRVAVLEFSKPQNPVLGRLYGWYFRFVLPLVGQLISRNRESAYRYLPASVLKFPDYDALAERMRAAGLGDVRYHPFTFGVATLYVGVKPGGT is encoded by the coding sequence TTGTCGGCACAACTACTCGACAAGCGCGAAGTGCGCATCCGCCGCATGTTCGGCCAGATCGCGCCGTGGTACGATTTTCTCAACCACCTGTTGTCCTTGAACATCGACAAGCGGTGGCGCAACCGCACGGCCAGACTGGTTCCGCCCGGTCCCGCGGCCGCCGGCCCCGTGCTCGACCTCTGTACGGGCACCGGCGACCTGGCCCTCACTTACGACCGCGACGCGCGGGGGGCCGTCCCGATCGTCGGGGCCGATTTTTCGCACGAAATGCTCCTCCTCGCGGTGAAGAAAGCGGCCGCCGCCGGCGCGGCCGAACGGGTCCGCTTCGTGGAAGCCGACGCGCAGGCGCTCCCGTTCCCCGGCGACACGTTCCAGCTCGTCACCATCGCGTTCGGCCTCCGGAACGTGACGGACCCCGATAAGGGGCTCGCCGAGATGGTGCGCGTGACGCGGCCGGGCGGCCGGGTGGCGGTGCTGGAGTTCTCGAAGCCGCAGAACCCGGTGCTCGGTCGGTTGTACGGCTGGTACTTCCGGTTCGTGCTCCCGCTCGTGGGCCAGTTGATCTCCCGGAACCGCGAGAGCGCCTACCGCTATCTCCCCGCGAGCGTGCTGAAGTTCCCCGATTACGACGCGCTGGCCGAGCGGATGCGCGCCGCGGGGCTGGGCGACGTGCGGTACCACCCGTTCACCTTCGGTGTGGCAACACTGTATGTTGGTGTGAAGCCGGGAGGAACCTGA